From a single Kitasatospora sp. NBC_00458 genomic region:
- a CDS encoding acyl-CoA carboxylase subunit beta translates to MTVVHEAPVGDDIPESPADARGRVAELHELREQVRRGPSEKATEAQHAKGKLTARERIDLLLDEGSFHEVEPLRRHRATGFGLEAKKPHTDGVIVGWGTVHGRTVFTYAHDFRIFGGALGEAHAQKIHKIMDMAIAAGAPLVSLNDGAGARIQEGVTALAGYGGIFQRNTKASGVIPQISVMLGPCAGGAAYSPALTDFIFMVRETSQMFITGPDVVQAVTGEKITQNGLGGADVHSGVSGVAHFAYDDEQSCIEEVRFLLSLMPQNNREMPPAVANDDPVERRNDSLLDLVPADGNRPYDMRKVIEEIVDHGEYLEVHERWATNVLCVLARIDGHVTGIIANQPQSLAGVLDINASEKSARFVQMCDAFNIPLVTMLDVPGFLPGVDQEHDGIIRHGAKLLYAYCNATVPRIQLILRKAYGGAYIVMDSRSIGADLSFAWPTNEIAVMGAEGAANVIFRRDINGADDPDAMRAQKIKEYKSELMHPYYAAERGLVDDVIDPAETRQVLASSLAMLRTKHADLPSRKHGNPPM, encoded by the coding sequence ATGACGGTTGTGCATGAGGCACCGGTCGGAGACGACATCCCGGAGAGCCCGGCGGACGCGCGGGGGCGGGTCGCCGAGCTGCACGAGCTCCGCGAGCAGGTCCGCCGCGGCCCCAGCGAGAAGGCCACCGAGGCGCAGCACGCCAAGGGCAAGCTGACCGCCCGCGAGCGCATCGACCTGCTGCTGGACGAGGGCTCGTTCCACGAGGTGGAGCCGCTGCGCCGGCACCGCGCCACCGGCTTCGGCCTGGAGGCCAAGAAGCCGCACACCGACGGCGTGATCGTCGGCTGGGGCACCGTGCACGGCCGGACGGTCTTCACCTACGCGCACGACTTCCGGATCTTCGGCGGCGCCCTCGGCGAGGCCCACGCCCAGAAGATCCACAAGATCATGGACATGGCCATCGCGGCCGGTGCCCCGCTGGTCTCGCTCAACGACGGCGCCGGCGCCCGCATCCAGGAGGGTGTCACCGCGCTGGCCGGCTACGGCGGCATCTTCCAGCGCAACACCAAGGCCTCCGGCGTCATCCCGCAGATCTCCGTGATGCTCGGCCCCTGTGCCGGCGGCGCGGCCTACTCCCCGGCCCTGACCGACTTCATCTTCATGGTCCGCGAGACCTCGCAGATGTTCATCACCGGCCCGGACGTGGTGCAGGCCGTCACCGGCGAGAAGATCACCCAGAACGGGCTCGGCGGCGCCGACGTCCACTCCGGCGTCTCCGGTGTCGCGCACTTCGCGTACGACGACGAGCAGTCCTGCATCGAGGAGGTCCGCTTCCTCCTGTCGCTGATGCCCCAGAACAACCGCGAGATGCCGCCGGCGGTCGCCAACGACGACCCGGTGGAGCGCCGCAACGACTCGCTGCTCGACCTGGTGCCGGCCGACGGCAACCGGCCGTACGACATGCGCAAGGTGATCGAGGAGATCGTCGACCACGGCGAGTACCTGGAGGTCCACGAGCGCTGGGCCACCAACGTGCTCTGCGTGCTGGCCCGGATCGACGGCCACGTCACCGGCATCATCGCCAACCAGCCGCAGTCGCTGGCCGGCGTCCTCGACATCAACGCCAGCGAGAAGTCCGCGCGCTTCGTCCAGATGTGCGACGCCTTCAACATCCCGCTGGTCACCATGCTCGACGTCCCCGGCTTCCTGCCCGGCGTCGACCAGGAGCACGACGGCATCATCAGGCACGGCGCCAAGCTGCTCTACGCCTACTGCAACGCCACCGTGCCGCGCATCCAGCTGATCCTGCGCAAGGCGTACGGCGGCGCGTACATCGTGATGGACTCGCGCTCGATCGGCGCCGACCTGTCCTTCGCGTGGCCGACCAACGAGATCGCCGTGATGGGCGCGGAGGGCGCGGCCAACGTGATCTTCCGCCGTGACATCAACGGCGCCGACGACCCGGACGCCATGCGCGCGCAGAAGATCAAGGAATACAAGAGCGAGCTGATGCACCCGTACTACGCGGCCGAGCGCGGCCTCGTGGACGACGTCATCGACCCGGCCGAGACCCGCCAGGTCCTGGCCTCCTCGCTGGCCATGCTGCGCACCAAGCACGCGGACCTGCCGAGCCGCAAGCACGGCAACCCCCCGATGTAG
- a CDS encoding acyl-CoA carboxylase epsilon subunit encodes MTASAEPLVRIVRGSLTDEELAALTAVLLARAAAAQQAAAAASPVEPIANWQRLERRPAYYSPVSWQWAA; translated from the coding sequence ATGACCGCTTCCGCCGAACCACTCGTCCGCATCGTCCGCGGCTCGCTCACCGACGAGGAGCTCGCCGCCCTGACCGCCGTGCTGCTGGCGCGCGCCGCAGCCGCCCAGCAGGCGGCGGCCGCCGCCTCGCCGGTCGAGCCGATCGCCAACTGGCAGCGCCTGGAGCGCCGCCCGGCGTACTACTCGCCGGTCAGCTGGCAGTGGGCGGCCTGA
- a CDS encoding ScbR family autoregulator-binding transcription factor produces the protein MARQARALATRQAVLLAAAAVFDERGYAAATMADILERAHVTKGALYFHFHSKEELALAVIEGQGAWLATWQPASESPVQTLIDLGYAFAHALLDDPVLRGAIRLTIEHGTFTQPQIAAYQGWTDAARELLEHARDTGELRPGVEPAAAAGVITGAVTGIQLSSQVLTDRRDLLRRMADLWTLLLPGLVPPHTLARLVQTDRLPTAAAPAPDTSPTTATTATDGTAAGSGPADTGRADPPGTGPRTG, from the coding sequence ATGGCCAGGCAGGCCCGGGCGCTGGCGACCCGCCAGGCGGTACTGCTCGCCGCCGCCGCGGTGTTCGACGAGCGCGGCTACGCGGCCGCCACCATGGCGGACATCCTGGAACGGGCCCACGTCACCAAGGGCGCGCTCTACTTCCACTTCCACTCCAAGGAAGAGCTGGCGCTGGCCGTGATCGAGGGCCAGGGCGCCTGGCTCGCCACCTGGCAGCCGGCCTCCGAAAGCCCGGTGCAGACCCTGATCGACCTCGGCTACGCCTTCGCCCACGCCCTGCTGGACGACCCGGTGCTGCGCGGCGCGATCCGGCTGACCATCGAGCACGGCACCTTCACCCAGCCGCAGATCGCCGCCTACCAGGGCTGGACGGACGCGGCCCGCGAACTGCTGGAACACGCCAGGGACACCGGGGAGCTGCGCCCGGGCGTGGAACCGGCGGCCGCCGCCGGCGTGATCACCGGCGCGGTGACCGGCATCCAGCTCAGCTCGCAGGTGCTCACCGACCGCCGGGACCTGCTCCGGCGGATGGCCGACCTCTGGACGCTGCTGCTGCCCGGGCTGGTCCCGCCGCACACCCTGGCCCGGCTCGTGCAGACCGACCGGCTGCCGACCGCCGCCGCGCCCGCCCCCGACACCTCGCCCACCACAGCCACCACGGCCACTGACGGCACGGCCGCGGGCTCCGGCCCGGCCGACACCGGGCGTGCGGACCCGCCGGGCACCGGACCGCGGACCGGCTGA
- a CDS encoding ScbR family autoregulator-binding transcription factor — protein MAKQERAGRTRQAVLLAAADTFADAGFESASLVDISRRAGVSKGALYFHFVSKQALADGVRAEAADTIGMAVLRALRGAGPAVQELIGLTHELGRLLREDVVVRAGVLLGLGGRPSSCTGGLVMAPAGSPPEPSADAWRSLTAVFRTLLDRAGDAGELRPGLDRGQAAELLTTLAAGLVLFAAESTGRLAEEAVRGLWAAALPALVPAERQAQYRT, from the coding sequence GTGGCTAAGCAGGAACGGGCGGGGCGAACCAGGCAGGCCGTGCTGCTCGCCGCGGCGGACACCTTCGCGGACGCGGGCTTCGAGTCGGCCAGTCTGGTCGACATCAGCCGCCGGGCGGGTGTCAGCAAGGGCGCGCTCTACTTCCACTTCGTCTCCAAGCAGGCGCTGGCCGACGGAGTCCGGGCCGAGGCCGCCGACACGATCGGCATGGCCGTGCTGCGCGCCCTGCGCGGCGCCGGGCCGGCCGTCCAGGAACTCATCGGCCTCACCCACGAACTCGGCCGGCTGCTGCGCGAGGACGTGGTGGTCCGGGCCGGTGTGCTGCTCGGCCTCGGAGGCCGGCCGTCCTCGTGCACCGGTGGGCTGGTGATGGCGCCGGCGGGTTCGCCCCCGGAACCCTCGGCGGACGCCTGGCGCAGTCTGACCGCCGTGTTCCGCACGCTGCTCGACCGGGCCGGGGACGCGGGCGAGCTGCGCCCCGGGCTGGACCGGGGCCAGGCCGCCGAACTGCTCACCACCCTGGCGGCCGGGCTGGTGCTGTTCGCCGCCGAGTCCACCGGCCGGCTGGCCGAGGAGGCGGTCCGGGGGCTCTGGGCGGCCGCGCTGCCGGCCCTCGTCCCGGCTGAGCGCCAGGCGCAGTACCGGACCTGA
- a CDS encoding ScbA/BarX family gamma-butyrolactone biosynthesis protein, whose translation MPAIVEPDGDTPYPHPAPGLPGSARYDFHERTVSRHLVHRSSVAEVLITGWQATGPYDFLLGAQWPRLHGFYRLPGDRHHDPVLMAETIRQAALLVGHVGFGVPHDHHYALDELSYALGPAGLDGLAVTAAPASLMLRVGCQDVRMRHGRLGALRVHVEIERDGRPVGRGSGELRVLSPASYARLRGPGRPASPPRPPESSTAPELVGRQQAADVVLGPSLLPGSWLLRADADHPVLFDRMDPTPDHVPGMLVLEAARQAAQRLCHPARVVPVELVTSFHDHIALDRPCLVRAVREPVPEPGHRAADGAGPGAGTGAGPRSALGAAQETAQGAGGESGSGGRATAPNGERRVPVRVLLVQDGRTVAECRLLTGRADGGPPAVGAAPDSRDAVDARPGGADRGRGLPLAS comes from the coding sequence ATGCCAGCGATCGTAGAACCGGACGGCGACACTCCGTATCCCCATCCCGCCCCCGGCCTCCCCGGCAGCGCCCGCTACGACTTCCACGAGCGCACGGTCTCCCGCCACCTGGTGCACCGCTCCTCGGTCGCCGAGGTCCTGATCACCGGCTGGCAGGCCACCGGCCCGTACGACTTCCTGCTCGGCGCCCAGTGGCCCCGGCTGCACGGCTTCTACCGGCTCCCCGGCGACCGCCACCACGACCCCGTCCTGATGGCCGAGACGATCCGCCAGGCCGCCCTGCTGGTCGGCCACGTCGGCTTCGGCGTCCCGCACGACCACCACTACGCGCTCGACGAACTCAGCTACGCGCTCGGCCCGGCGGGACTCGACGGCCTCGCGGTCACCGCCGCCCCCGCCTCGCTGATGCTGCGGGTCGGCTGCCAGGACGTCCGGATGCGGCACGGCCGGCTGGGCGCCCTGCGGGTGCACGTCGAGATCGAACGGGACGGCCGTCCGGTCGGCCGCGGCTCCGGCGAGCTGCGGGTGCTCTCCCCCGCCTCGTACGCCCGGCTGCGCGGCCCCGGCCGCCCGGCCTCCCCGCCCAGGCCCCCGGAGTCCTCCACCGCGCCCGAACTGGTCGGCCGCCAGCAGGCCGCCGACGTCGTGCTCGGCCCCTCGCTGCTGCCCGGCAGCTGGCTGCTGCGCGCGGACGCCGACCACCCGGTGCTGTTCGACCGGATGGACCCGACCCCCGACCACGTCCCCGGCATGCTCGTCCTGGAGGCCGCCCGCCAGGCCGCCCAACGGCTCTGCCACCCCGCGCGGGTGGTGCCGGTCGAGCTGGTCACGTCGTTCCACGACCACATCGCGCTGGACCGACCCTGCCTGGTCCGCGCCGTCCGCGAGCCCGTCCCGGAACCAGGGCACCGGGCCGCGGACGGGGCCGGGCCCGGAGCAGGGACCGGAGCCGGGCCGAGGTCCGCCCTGGGGGCCGCGCAGGAGACCGCACAGGGGGCCGGAGGCGAGAGCGGATCCGGGGGCCGGGCCACGGCCCCGAACGGCGAACGGCGGGTCCCCGTCCGGGTCCTGCTGGTGCAGGACGGCCGGACGGTGGCCGAGTGCCGGCTGCTCACCGGGCGGGCCGACGGCGGCCCGCCCGCCGTCGGTGCGGCCCCGGACAGCCGCGACGCCGTCGACGCGCGCCCCGGGGGCGCCGACCGCGGCCGGGGCCTGCCCCTCGCCAGCTGA